DNA sequence from the Candidatus Nanopelagicales bacterium genome:
TAGACGGTACTGAGTAAACCGACGCAGCGCGCGCCTCGACAGATACGATCGCCGACAACCCCTATGCCCATTCCACAGAGAGGTAGTCATGACCGAGGATCCAGCTCGATCCCCATTGACCGCCGACGGAGCCGTCGCCTTTGCCCAACGGTTCGACAGCATCATCGCCAATGTCGAGAAATTCATCCAGGGCAAGGATGCCGTGGTCAGACTCGCCTTGACCTCGCTCATGGCCGAGGGTCATCTCCTGCTTGAGGATGTACCGGGTTTGGGAAAGACCTCGCTGGCCCGAGCGCTCGCATCGTCGCTGGGACTGTCTGGCTCACGCATCCAGTTCACCCCTGACCTGCTGCCCAGCGATGTCACGGGTGTGACGGTCTTCCACCAGACCCGCGGCGAATTCGAGTTCCACCCAGGTCCAATCTTCGCGAACGTGGTCCTCGCTGACGAGATCAACCGCGCTTCCCCTAAGACGCAATCAGCGTTGCTTGAGGTGATGGCCGAGCGCACAGTGACCGTCGATGGTGTCAGTCGCCCGGTCCAGCGGCCGTTCCTGGTCCTCGCGACCCAGAACCCCATCGATATGGACGGCACGTTTCCGCTGCCGGAAGCTCAACTCGACCGATTCCTGATGCGGATCAGCGTTGGCTACCCTGACCGCATATC
Encoded proteins:
- a CDS encoding MoxR family ATPase — translated: MTEDPARSPLTADGAVAFAQRFDSIIANVEKFIQGKDAVVRLALTSLMAEGHLLLEDVPGLGKTSLARALASSLGLSGSRIQFTPDLLPSDVTGVTVFHQTRGEFEFHPGPIFANVVLADEINRASPKTQSALLEVMAERTVTVDGVSRPVQRPFLVLATQNPIDMDGTFPLPEAQLDRFLMRISVGYPDRISEQAILRNAHEGRLLNDLTPVATPSEVMSMIRAAAKVHVADKVIEYIVALTESTRVHPGFRLGASPRGGLGLMAAARVWAASQGRHYVVPDDVIQLVPAVLTHRLVLAPEALAEGLSAFELLGQATSTVPIPQG